ATATCAATAGGAAACTCTAGCTCCTTATCCATTATATCTGTAAGTAATTCCTTCACATTTGCTCCATGAAATGGTGCCtggaaaaaaaaccacagaaagTTCTCAGGGGAATAAAACTAATACTGTCCAAGGTCTATAGTTTCTgagctactgtatatacagtaggtctTTTTTTAATGGGGAGGTCAACTAAACAGCCAAGAAGGTATTTGCTTGAAATCtattgtaaatacaggtatgggatccattatccggaaacccgttatccagaaaattctgaattaccagaaggccatctcccatagactccattataagcaaataattctaattttaaaaaatgattcccttttctctgtaataataaaacagtacctgtacttgatcccaactaagatataattaccccttattggggcagaacagccctattgggtttattttatggttaaatgattcccttttctctgtaataataaatcagtacctgtacttgatcccaactaagatataattaccccttattggggcagaacagccctattgggtttatttcatggttaaatgattcccttttctctgtaataataaaacagtacctgtacttgatcccaactaagatataattaccccttattgggggcagaacagccctattgggtttatttaatggttaaatgattcccttttctctgtaataataaaacagtacctgtacttgatcccaactaagatataattaccccttattggggcagaacagtcctattgggtttaattaatggttaaatgattcccttttctctgtaataataaaacagtacctgtacttgatcccaactaagatataattaccccttattgggggcagaacagccctattgggtttatttcatggttaaatgattcccttttctctgtaataataaaacagtacctgtacttgatcccaactaagatataattaccccttattgggggcagaacagccctattgggtttatttaatatttaaataatcttttagtagacttaaggtatggagatccaaattatatccagacaaccccaggtcccgagcattctggataatgggtcccatacctgtacaaacatgcCAAGGTTCCCCATGTTATGAGAGTGATAATGACCCATTTCTAGGTTTGGATGAACCTAAAGCCTCTTTACATTAAGTGGTAACATTAAATAAGGTCTCTAAAATACTCTGAGaggatcattatcaccctaagGCCTGTGCTACATGGGGCAGAAACACAGGCTGAGCCTTTGACTTCTACTCAGGCAGGATTCAGAAGATCGgccttttctctgcctgcatttttgtGAATGCGAATGTGATTGGTGAATGCCTAGTTCATTCTGTAAATGGATACTTACACATCCCGTGAGCAGGTTATACATGACCACTCCCAGTGCCCACCAGTCTACAGATCTGGTGTAGTGGCTCCTGAGTAGTTCCGGGGCCATGTAGGGGAGAGTGCCGCATCTGTATACGCATATGTTGTGAAACGCCATTCCTGAAGCAGAAACAAAAGAGCCGGTTAAAGTGTTTACCCACAGAATAAAGACATTATTACGACACACGTATGTAGATTGGCCTTAAGCAGGTTGTGCTCTGTCTCTGATTGTAACAATATATATTGGCCAATGCTACGGCCCAACTGCTTCACCCTATATCAACTACATCATCCTACTTAGAAAATCTATAAGTCTTACCTTCTCGACAGAGGCCGAAGTCTGCGAGTTTCGCATAGCCGTCGCTGCACACTAACACATTCGCCGGTTTTAGatctctgcaaaaaaaacaaaaaaaactttataaaatgttttttttataaaaaactaaaatataggATATTTGAATATAAGACTGAAGCTCTATGTCCCTGTAATGTTTATCGTTACTTACCTATGAGCGATGTTATGCTCGTGTAGGAACTGCAGGCCCAGGACTATGCAAGCCGAATAGAATCTGCAaagataaatgtataaatatatcagaTCTATAAATACAAGGCTATCCGGTACATCTAATGGCAGTTATTATGAGCCCAAACGTTCAGGGGAACATGGTATTTTGCTGCCTAAACTTCCCACAGAGCATTGGAACTGGGGCGTTAAAGATAAAGCAACCGTTAATGGCCTGAACAGACCCCCATGTATCTCTGGGCTCTTTGGAACCCAATTGCCTATAAAATACACAGGTGATCATGGAAGCTTTACTGTAACAAACAGGATCAAAGCAACTTCTAATCCATTGGCCTTCAACTATAACTTTGATTTCATAAAAAATAAGCAGAAATAATAGAAATGAAGGTGTTCCTACATGATTGGTAGGAAAGAGGCCAATGTTGATCTTATTGATTACCCAGTAATAAAGTTATTATCTACATACAATAGTAAGAATGCCGTAGGGTTATTTCCCCTTGGACTGAGCTCCCTACAAGGTAAGTAGTACTCACCTAACTCTCTCAAGCGGTAATCCTCCTTTAACCAGGTATGAGATTAAGGCTCCTCCTTCTGCATACTCCATCCCAAGACACATGTAGTGCTCAGTCTGGAAGGAGCAGACTAAGCTGGTAAGGAAAGGACATTGCCTCTCGCTTACCAGCCGGAGGGTACGCTGTTCTAATGCAAGGCTGTCAAATAAAAACCATTGAGAAGTTAATAGAAGAAAAATTCACAAGTATGTATACAGTACATCATGAGCATCAGTTATGAATGGACATTATTTTGACCTACCATGGAGCTAAAATGACTATATTCATTGTCTTTTATGGAAAAATCTACATCTAACAAGCACTCTTTTAGCCAAAACTTACCATGTAAATGTGCTCTTGTCGTTCATTTCACACAAAGCCAAAGTCTTAAGCGCAATAGTCTCTCCGGTCTCTCTGTGTTGCGCCTTGTAGACCTGCAATGAGAAAGCTCCGTGAGATAAAATGCAATAGCCATTTGGTGCTCTAGTTCTATCACATTGGGAATTGGATACACAAGCTATGGGCAGGCATAGAGAGGGACCAGGGGAACCCTATATGTTCCTAACTATTGTACTTATATTACACCCTATAACTCTAGCTCTAGGTATGCAAGTCCTTCACTAATGAATGGATTGCCAGCATTAAACCCTAGGTCAGAATATCATTTTCATAGAATAACTCACTTTTCCGAATGATCCCTTGCCAAGTATTGATTGGAGCTGGAAATCTTCAATACGCGGTGGCGCCTTTTGCACCATCCTAAAATCAAACACATTGATCTGATTAACCCCTAAAAAATACAAGTACTATGGGTAGAAAACAAATATATCTTATTGTAATTACCTGCTGTCCGGCTCCTTCATATTAAAGACTTGGTCAAGTCTTTCGACAACCTTACAGTAAGGCGAAGTCATCTAGAGAACGGaagaaaatgcttttattatCTGGATTAAAATTCAGTAAATTATtgggaataaaaatgtaaaatagatcCTTATAAATAGAGTATATACGTTATGAGTTATAGATGGGCTTAGTGATTTTACTTGTGTCACATTTGAAATGGTGTTATAACCCGCCCTGGAGCCCATTAGTTTGTATAAAGCCACTTGTGCCTTTATGTGGTaaagtgacttataatataccCATACCTGATAAGGGAGACATTATTCCCCATAAAGTGCCATTATGAACCCCCCATACCAAGCACATACTCACCTTCTTCTTAGCTTTCTCTTtcattcttctttcttcttccttcttctttatCTTCTTTTGTTTTTCGGTTTCCATGTTACTAAGAAGATTCTTTTGTTTGTTCTTCATAATTACTCCATTATTTTCCTTCAGAGCTCCTTTCTCCAGAGATATcgatctttccttctctttcagTCTCTCTTCTCTCTGAGCTTTTAATTCATCATTAAGCAGCATGTTTCTTTCTTTGCGCTTAAtgatttctcttttattttcctCTTCAG
The genomic region above belongs to Xenopus tropicalis strain Nigerian chromosome 9, UCB_Xtro_10.0, whole genome shotgun sequence and contains:
- the LOC116407843 gene encoding serine/threonine-protein kinase N1-like codes for the protein MAALSCPQELVLQPVLEQLVPEPIAQEPLPREMSASTCLNIKAASEELKPTKENLRNVLVMEKIRVRENEMDKLAQKERNNRELRHVHLRETIRNQEKETQEQIRRQTEQRSKEKERWMSLEKEAEEENKREIIKRKERNMLLNDELKAQREERLKEKERSISLEKGALKENNGVIMKNKQKNLLSNMETEKQKKIKKKEEERRMKEKAKKKMTSPYCKVVERLDQVFNMKEPDSRMVQKAPPRIEDFQLQSILGKGSFGKVYKAQHRETGETIALKTLALCEMNDKSTFTCLALEQRTLRLVSERQCPFLTSLVCSFQTEHYMCLGMEYAEGGALISYLVKGGLPLERVRFYSACIVLGLQFLHEHNIAHRDLKPANVLVCSDGYAKLADFGLCREGMAFHNICVYRCGTLPYMAPELLRSHYTRSVDWWALGVVMYNLLTGCAPFHGANVKELLTDIMDKELEFPIDITEDTHSTLAGLLEKNPRYRLGSGRNGTEDVKNSPFFQGLDWEALEKKQIQAPFIPERRTTKDPENSLELDPVDDATPLKKEAQWAVEDLFYARTPSSDSET